The Euphorbia lathyris chromosome 2, ddEupLath1.1, whole genome shotgun sequence genome includes a window with the following:
- the LOC136216521 gene encoding RGG repeats nuclear RNA binding protein A-like isoform X1 codes for MATMNPFDLLGDDDAEDPSLLIAAHQQKVGAAVPKEAQSQPLGKKAPQTQPQVKQIANLPSKPLPPAQAVKESKSEFGRGGGRGGDGRGRGFGHGRGRGGYNRDYNNENSFNNTGAPTAQGGPEDGDSGRASERRTYGGPRGGGGFRGGRRGGFSNGEDGDEERPRRRYERHSGTGRGNDIKREGAGRGNWGTQADELAQATEEAVNGGEKNLVDEKPVGEETADVIKESPTNEPEEKEPEDKEMTLEEYEKVLEEKRKALQALKTEERKVDTRAFEAMQPLSSKKGGDEVFIKLGSDKDKRKEALEKEEKAKKSVSINEFLKPVEGEKYYGSGRGRGSRGRGPQGGYGGRDPRSNAPAAPSIESAEHFPTLGGK; via the exons ATGGCGACCATGAACCCTTTCGATTTGTTGGGTGACGATGATGCAGAGGACCCGTCGCTGCTGATCGCTGCTCATCAGCAGAAAGTCGGTGCTGCTGTGCCTAAGGAAGCTCAGTCTCAGCCTCTAGGTAAGAAGGCGCCTCAAACTCAGCCACAAGTCAAGCAAATAGCTAATCTCCCTTCCAAGCCTCTTCCTCCTGCTCAGGCTG TTAAGGAGTCGAAAAGCGAATTTGGCCGTGGAGGAGGTCGTGGTGGTGATGGCCGTGGACGTGGGTTTGGCCACGGCCGTGGCCGTGGTGGATATAATAGGGACTACAACAATGAAAATTCATTCAACAACACTGGAGCGCCTACTGCTCAAGGTGGCCCTGAAGATGGTGATAGTGGGAGGGCCTCTGAAAGGCGTACCTATGGTGGACCTCGTGGTGGTGGTGGCTTCCGTGGTGGTCGTCGTGGTGGTTTCAGTAACGGAGAAGATGGAGATGAAGAGCGTCCTCGCCGTCGATATGAACGTCACAGTGGAACTGGACGCGG GAATGATATTAAGCGAGAGGGGGCTGGTCGTGGGAATTGGGGCACTCAGGCTGATGAGCTTGCTCA GGCGACTGAAGAAGCTGTCAACGGGGGTGAGAAGAATCTGGTAGATGAGAAGCCTGTGGGAGAGGAAACAGCAGATGTAATTAAGGAGAGCCCTACCAATGAACCTGAAGAAAAGGAACCGGAGGATAAG GAGATGACTCTTGAAGAATATGAGAAGGTTCTCGAAGAAAAGAGGAAGGCCCTGCAGGCGCTGAAGACCGAGGAAAGAAAGGTGGATACTAGAGCATTTGAAGCAATGCAGCCGCTTTCAAGCAAGAAGGGTGGCGATGAGGTCTTTATCAAATTG gGTTCTGACAAGGATAAGCGGAAAGAGGCTCTTGAGAAGGAAGAGAAGGCTAAAAAG TCGGTCAGCATCAACGAGTTCTTGAAACCTGTTGAAGGGGAAAAGTACTACGGTTCAGGCCGTGGTCGAGGGTCACGTGGCCGAGGGCCACAAGGAGGGTATGGCGGCCGAGATCCAAGGAGCAATGCACCAGCAGCCCCATCCATAGAGAGTGCTGAGCATTTCCCAACCTTGGGTGGCAAGTGA
- the LOC136216521 gene encoding RGG repeats nuclear RNA binding protein A-like isoform X2, with protein sequence MATMNPFDLLGDDDAEDPSLLIAAHQQKVGAAVPKEAQSQPLGKKAPQTQPQVKQIANLPSKPLPPAQAVKESKSEFGRGGGRGGDGRGRGFGHGRGRGGYNRDYNNENSFNNTGAPTAQGGPEDGDSGRASERRTYGGPRGGGGFRGGRRGGFSNGEDGDEERPRRRYERHSGTGRGATEEAVNGGEKNLVDEKPVGEETADVIKESPTNEPEEKEPEDKEMTLEEYEKVLEEKRKALQALKTEERKVDTRAFEAMQPLSSKKGGDEVFIKLGSDKDKRKEALEKEEKAKKSVSINEFLKPVEGEKYYGSGRGRGSRGRGPQGGYGGRDPRSNAPAAPSIESAEHFPTLGGK encoded by the exons ATGGCGACCATGAACCCTTTCGATTTGTTGGGTGACGATGATGCAGAGGACCCGTCGCTGCTGATCGCTGCTCATCAGCAGAAAGTCGGTGCTGCTGTGCCTAAGGAAGCTCAGTCTCAGCCTCTAGGTAAGAAGGCGCCTCAAACTCAGCCACAAGTCAAGCAAATAGCTAATCTCCCTTCCAAGCCTCTTCCTCCTGCTCAGGCTG TTAAGGAGTCGAAAAGCGAATTTGGCCGTGGAGGAGGTCGTGGTGGTGATGGCCGTGGACGTGGGTTTGGCCACGGCCGTGGCCGTGGTGGATATAATAGGGACTACAACAATGAAAATTCATTCAACAACACTGGAGCGCCTACTGCTCAAGGTGGCCCTGAAGATGGTGATAGTGGGAGGGCCTCTGAAAGGCGTACCTATGGTGGACCTCGTGGTGGTGGTGGCTTCCGTGGTGGTCGTCGTGGTGGTTTCAGTAACGGAGAAGATGGAGATGAAGAGCGTCCTCGCCGTCGATATGAACGTCACAGTGGAACTGGACGCGG GGCGACTGAAGAAGCTGTCAACGGGGGTGAGAAGAATCTGGTAGATGAGAAGCCTGTGGGAGAGGAAACAGCAGATGTAATTAAGGAGAGCCCTACCAATGAACCTGAAGAAAAGGAACCGGAGGATAAG GAGATGACTCTTGAAGAATATGAGAAGGTTCTCGAAGAAAAGAGGAAGGCCCTGCAGGCGCTGAAGACCGAGGAAAGAAAGGTGGATACTAGAGCATTTGAAGCAATGCAGCCGCTTTCAAGCAAGAAGGGTGGCGATGAGGTCTTTATCAAATTG gGTTCTGACAAGGATAAGCGGAAAGAGGCTCTTGAGAAGGAAGAGAAGGCTAAAAAG TCGGTCAGCATCAACGAGTTCTTGAAACCTGTTGAAGGGGAAAAGTACTACGGTTCAGGCCGTGGTCGAGGGTCACGTGGCCGAGGGCCACAAGGAGGGTATGGCGGCCGAGATCCAAGGAGCAATGCACCAGCAGCCCCATCCATAGAGAGTGCTGAGCATTTCCCAACCTTGGGTGGCAAGTGA